The DNA window ttgtgctatatggaaccaactgtggctggtcttgaactcgaccgagtcgagTTCaagaacatgacgcatttcgggaagggggcgaccgccccaccccccccccccccacccgagcaaattttctttatgacatcgctagtaatttcaaaatatacaatgcttagatgcaacttacaaggcctggaaagtgtcatttccagcgatctgggaggcattttcggccaaaatttttaatgtacgcttcgcgccaactcatggtggcgcttcgcttagatattttgcctacaggcttcgcccctcccttggcaattactcgcaacacgcctgttcgaatttgtaaagcaaagagcatatataacatcatatcagtgagcaatgcatgcatgttccacgatgaacagcctcaaaaactgtctatgtgtgtagtcaaaggcgtaggagcccaattggatttgggggctgtaatgacttgcccgaaaaaaaagcccaAATTTTTcacgcgcgaagcgcgcgttcaacataccgatgccaatatcatataagcaagcatcggttattacattgcatggcatagtgtaccttacggtccgtgaaagttgcacattataccgccggatgctaatgtaagcaacgaaatgtcttatgtagatggagaaaaagcatacagatccatttatgtcaaaactctcttttacagtagtaatgtcggccaagcttagacctttattttaattaccaaggagatcatttttaagctattcattgctatttatttttctttcagtaggtgcccgaaaaagtgggaaaaaatttggttgcggggggggggggggtggggctgcagcccccgcctcctacgggacctacgcctatgtgtgtagtgttcggtttcgatatacctgatattggaaatatctgctatttttcgtttccttcaaccaagttttataatagccattataagaggttttaatatttctacaccaataaattaactgtgtctgaattttcgaaaattttctcaccaacattcttcatcatactttcctctactcgtgcaattttgacctgtctgttaggggttcaaggaggtttttctatattggttgtcaatagattgaattttgtgcaacattatgggtatgttttcaagtgattttattcacgagaaatgtgaattttcaaattctcaataaataatgggcttaaaaccttaaaaagtggggctttcggatattgtgggccgtgacgtagaaccacttacaaaagcaatgatccataggacatgcaatgaggtcgaacatggtgtgtgactggtgacaatcttcaaaaaggttatggatggaaaaaaaaactttggggaaatacttggttatcagacaaaagtgtacatctggttggtcattttcaagcccgataagtgccatttccggtgatctggggggtatcaaagccagaaattttcttgtacgctccgcgccaaccgatggtggcgctccgcttagatagtacttcgcgccccccgggttagaaaatcctggatacgcgcctgtgtaTAAGTGAAACTAATTAGCCCTGCCACATTCATTTATGAACATTAGATGTTTAACGGGAAATTACTAAAATGCTAAAAGCTATGATTGACAGAAGCTGAATGATAGCAAAACTGTTTATTAACATATCAAAAGTAATGTTGCTCATGCATATATTCAACATGTAAAATGCACTGTAATTAGTTGGTGAAAATGTGACGATGTATTTTGATTTTAACAAGAGAATGCTGCTCTAATCTTCAGTGTTTTAAAATATACCGTATTGATCAACTGATTGCACATGAATACCTTTAACCATTCCCACCCCCACCAGACCTTAATAGAGTGTGACTGGTTCCCCACGCAACATATGACAAGCGATCGAGGGGCTTCCTTATAGACGAAGATGGAGTGCCCCTTACTTTGACAGACAGCTAAATGACTGAAGAAaagatgaatattaatttgTGTAATTTAGGAGTACAAACAATGCATATAGGTACTATATACTGCAGCTAGGCAGGACTACACGTAGGGCCCTCAAAAGTATTGGTTACCGTGGCGTAGTTTATGGAAGTATAGGCTACACAGTATATATGCCCGTATAAGCATATTACAATTATCGTTCTTAAAATGAACGGTGGGCACGGGGACACCACACGTACTagttaaatatgctaattatgACTGATTACTTACATGCTGGATACATGCAGCCTGGTTTCAAACTTTAGACTGTACGCATCATGCAACGATTAAGCCAACTCGAACCATGGTCCATTCGATAAAAAATCCGTGTCAAAAATCTATTGGGTGTATACAGGCACATTGCCAGGCTGTGTTCCCCCAGTGCagagtaccccccccccccgtgccaTCAGTTGTACACTAGTTATAATACAAGACACGAGTTTTGTGTCCGTCCTTAGTTAAATTGTTGGTCCCCATCCTTAATATCCCTGGCTACGTGCATTGTAGGCAAATATAGCCTGGTTTATACCACGTAAAGTGTATTGCTGTATATATGGCAATGTTAACGATGATACAGACAGTCTGGCTGGATAAAATTGTAAAACAGGTGATCGTTAACTGATCGGATTTATTTCAATAGATTCGTAACATTGTTTGGGAGGTGTCTTAAATAACTCTCTATTCAATCTCATACGGACACTATAGACAATAAAGACACAATAATTCGAAGCTAATTTGAATATCAAATGATATTAGAACACCGGTGATTCTAACGGCCTTCGCTAAGATGTCAAAAATCATTGAATCTTGGTAGTGTCTGCAAGCTTAACTTGACTACTAGTTAAAAAGTATAAGAAATTTAAATATCAATGAAACAACAATTTAGGACTCATGCATATCACATTGCAAACTgaaaccaagggcggcggaaccgggggggcacagggggcacgtgcccccccacttttcctcaggttaaaaatgtgccctttttctacataaaaattgaggtgtctcaagttagcaagaggctaGGGAGCCacaatgaacactcgggaagggccgtttccggccatctgaggggtttgtaaaaccaaaaattttcttgtacgctccgcgccaaccgatggtggcgctccgctcagatagtcgtgcatacaactttgcaaatccaggctaagcccgtgactttcaatgaatttctgtgggtcaaactcaaagctatttcgaatggaaaaaatttgttaagaaattaacaagaaataaactctaattcggaagattcctacattagcaattagcatgatttcgcctcattttgtctcaaaagaaaacttgttccttgtttcccaatttgcacattggatattgcagtgctagtatgcatattttccttgagagggggggggggggggggcgttgatggagtgatgtgtgtacacaaataagataatacaataagagttgtaaagggtactaaatataaggctgcatcagtgcaatcgaatttctgcaaagtgccctttgatgtcggtgcccccccagattaaaagtgcttccgccgcccctGACTGAAACACCCTCCATGAACGGAGCAATTGACCACGGGCTCATGATACGTTTCGGATGCACATCGCCCGCAATGACCAAAACAGCACTTTTCTTTTCACcactggagtgttagctcagtggttaacgccggtgcctctcaatcataaggtccccggttcgagtcacacctagattaatgtatgtcgtccagttacagagttgttgacaattaacaattcataatcatggacgttaaatatgaatgtgagagactgacttcggtcagctttgcggctttgataagccaatgaggcttcttcgcgagttcctgcttgcaggaggatctaatatacatacactTGAGCTTTGCCGCCATTTTATAACTTAGTAGTTTGATAATTcttgttttaaagaaaagtcacccatcATAGAACCCgggtataaaacaaaataaaacaataacacttgatccactctcaacttATCTCCAGTCTacttacatcgagactgaaGTTATCACGTCTTGTTAAAAGAATTCCTGTTATTGTCGTTTCATtgtcgagtcactcccagattaatgtatgttgtccagttacagagttgttgacaataaacaattcttcatcatggacgttaaaaatgaatgtaagagactgacttcggtcagcttgcggctttgataagccaatgagccTTCTCCCCGAGTTCTttcttgcaggaggatctaatatatacatttcatcCTCAGCCTCTGACCCAGGTTGAATCGATCTATTTAAAGATTTATATGTAACAAAagaatatgtttttttcttgaaattgaCTATCACTTAGTTTTACCCAATAGAAAACAAACGCACACTTGTAGCATCTAGTCTATGTGAAGGACGGAATTGAAAGTATTGTAATTTGACTTCTGAAAAGGTTTACCTTACAGTATCTTTAAAGATAACGTTTCCGATCCATCATTTCAGTAAATACATTAAGAGATATGATTTGCCATATTTCTATAGGGCCGTCGGTTTCCTTAGAAAATCGAGTAAGTATAGCTTAGAATGGATTACTTGGGGGTCGAGTTTGTATTCATCATTGTACTAACCCGATCAATAGGTTCAttatttaatgttattctttACACAACCAAACCTTTTCCAAGTttgggagtgggggtgggggtgggggtgggggtgggggtgggggtggggtgggggtgggggtgggggagggattACCATAAGTAAGGCCAAAGTATAAAGAACACGGTTGTAAATCCAATTGTAACCGGAGCTTAAAGCTATCAAGCTTCGACGAAGTATCATATACTGATCAAACAGGTCACAATTGTGCTCCAAACAGCCGATTCCCGCACATTTTATTCATATAGAAAATGAGACAATGGAGCCACTGATTCCATATATATTACTTCAAATTCTAATTTGACTCTGAGCTGTTAAATTTTGGTAGACAATTATTTTGTCAAGGCAAGACATCTTTCCTGGTGAACTTTCTATTTATAACACTCCTTAAAACTTTTGCGCTTAAACTAATCTATTTTTTTCTGGTAAACTTGACAACACAAAACCCGATTGTAATATACTGGTCAATAAACTAAAATTTCTCTAATAAAAGGTTTTAAATGTCGATTATGACAAAACCTAAGGCTTTTAAGACTGCTCGTATGAGATTGTACAAGATACATAATTGTGTTTTGATCGTTTAATTAATTTTCCTTGCCTGTTGTAACTTCTGTAACTATTTCTTGTAAAGCTTTTACAGCTCACGTGATATCACATACTTAACGGTAAGGATCAATTCATTGTCATCTTTTATTATTTATAGGCTGTAACCCCGGCCTAAAATCAAATAAGTCATGTAAGCAAATAGTGCCACTCTAAAATAGCGAGATACAGTTCTTACAAATAAAGAGAACTCCAAACATGACCAGCAACCCAACCTTTGACCATGACTGTCACGACCCAGATAGGAAGTAGTGATACAATAGAAGTACTTGCCTGAGTGAGTCTGTATGCAAACTTACAATGTGTACATTCATGTATACGGTACATAACAGGCTAGTATGATTGTTTGCTAAGCGGTATAGGCTACTAAAATACAAGGAGTCAACTAACTGGCGTGTACAGTTTGTTCCATAACATACGTGTGCTTTACAGTGTACCGAGCCTCGTGATATAAATTATAATACTCAATCTATATCATACACTAACAATGGCAGTGAAGTTTTTGTTTGCTGGTGTCATCTTTATCATTTCATCCCTTGTAACGGTGAAACTCTGTGCCTGCTGGAGACACATGGGACTCTCGATACCCTCGTGTGTGTTGTATCTCGTCACTGGTATGTTACCATTCATTCTTAAGTGATACACTAGTTGGCGTCTTCAATTCTATATTCTTCCTTTGGGGAGGACCTCCAGACACCCTCCCTTACATGGGAGTTTGTTCCAACGACCGCATGGCCGcacccctcctttataaaatctcCGTTAATTAAAGCACCTTTCTTCTTGTATACTATACCATCCAACTAACAAGATACCAGGTACAATGGTCAGTGGACAGGTACGGTAAATGACTTTTATTGATTATCTTTCAGGGTTGCTTGCTCTTATTGGCATTCTCGTAGGTTGTGCGTTGATCTTCATCTCCACCCGACGTACCTCCAAACATCACACCCTCCTCTCTGCGTTACATCATTTTATCGTAAAGTATCACCGCCTTTACGTAGGTTCCCGGATGTTGAAGAAGTTCAGAGCTGCTTGCAAAAATCCAAGAGAGGCCCAGGAACTTCTCTTACAGAAGATCATCAAGACAAACAAAAACACGGACTACGGACATCAGTTTCGACTTGGTGAAATCCATTCCTTGGAAGATCTTCGTCAAAAACACCCGATTACTGATTACGACCATTACAGGCGATTTATTATTCGATTGTCTAAAGGTGAAAAGGATGTCTTGACCGCGGAAAAGGTGTCTCGTCTTATATTGACGAGTGGGACCACTGGGACAGGCAAAATGATCCCACAAGACGAAAATAttgttgacaattttttaattcTGCTAGGTGCctttcaacatgaaatgtttCCCGACATGCAGCCAATGCAGTCATTTTTTAGACTGCATGTCAACGCAGAGATCAAACAAAGTGAGTGTGGTATAACCAAAGCTTCGGCAACAGCTTTGGAGAAGCATATGATGAAAGGTAAGGTCGATTATGCAACTCCCAGTGATGGTTTCCTGATTGATACAGTGTACGAAGCCTTTTACGTACATCTCTTATTTGCTTTGAGAGAAGAACAGTTGGGGTCGGCTTTCATAACTTTTGCTAGCATTTTGATTGACCTCATGAAATTTTTGGAAACAAATTGGCCAAAATTAGTTCATGATCTTTCGAAAGGCACGCTTCACCAGGACCTAAAACTATCCCCTCAAATGAGGGCGACTTTGACGAGGGCCCTGGGATCTGGGGACCATGAAAGGGCAATGAAGGTCAAAGAAGAATGCGAGAAAGGATTCGATGGTATCATTAAGAGACTTTGGCCAGATGTTCAAGTCATTTCTGCTATTGATAACATCGGTATTCGAAGTTACATGAAGTCGAGCTTTGGTAAAGGTAAGTCTATCCTTACTTCAAGTATATTATTCTTACTTCAAATTTCTTTGattcaaaattaaaagaaacaaaccCAGACATCATCTTTAATTTAAAATGACAGAGATTTGGAGGAAGAACAACTACCCTAAGCAGCTAAGATAAATCCTCTTCTTTGTGGGAGATAAACTAGTTTAAAAGTCTCGTCCGAGtgatgtcattttgtaaatgtatACACGGAGATTTGGAAGAGGACAGTGACCTATACTCAAGATCATTGTTAAGTAGATTTTAAGTACATATGTAtatgagacaggtaagagagtaTCTGATATCCTCGACTTTCTCCTTGCTCTTTTTATactttcaaggtagaatgttaaatGTCTTGATACCGATACCAATACCACCATTAGGTTGTGTTAAGAGGCTCagtattttagattcagcatttatAAAAGCAATCTCCATgacaaaaaaattaacatttataataaataaaggACAACATAAGACAAAATGAAGCACATGTTGCTCGATGAAATGTCCTCTTCTAAACTTGATCAATTTAGAATGAGTTAGGTAGATTTaagtgcatatgtatatatgagacaggtaagagaggaatgaaataaatatcgGCATTcataaaaaactaaataaatcaTCCAGATAAGAGACACTTTTAAATGCCAACTAGCTCTTTTGCGGAGAGTCCGTGGCATGCAGCTCCATGTCGAGACTCCACTACCAACATGACTGTCATCACCAGCAGGACCGTAATGCAGGAACTGTTGGAGGGACTCAAACAATTTATGGAGGGGCGCAATACTCGTGTCCTAGAAGTTTCGCACATATGACGAAGGCGCATTTGGGAGGGGGCTGAGCAGTCTGCACGGCGGAGGCCAGGCAGGGGAAACCTATTGTCCCCGCCACGGGCCTGGGTCACTTGTTGATGATGATGCATGACCAATGTCACAACACAACATTAATGAGATTAATGCCAGGCTATACCGAACTTGGCAGTTCCTTGTTACACAAcatcaaatatttcatgttgCTCCTTTCACAGGTATTGAAATATACTCAGCTATGTATATCTCTTCAGAGGCGTTTATGGGACTTAACCTGTGGCCTTTCGAAGATGGAACGTCGGAGTACGCCCTCAATTTGACAGAAAATGTGTTCGAATTCATCAAAGAGGAAGACATGTACTAAGTAGTTCTATTATTTCATTCAGATTAATTTAATCGCAGTGTCAAACGCTAGAAGGCTCACAAAATGTGATGATGTTGGGGCAATACATCACTGTTCTGACAAACGAGTGGTCACCTAATTATTCTTGCGGACCACAATGAGTTTTGTACCCGTAGATGACAGCTCAACAGAGGTAGAAATGGATGTTGATATTCTCCGTTGGAAGCAAGCTGTAGTGTGACTCCACAACCAAACCAAACCGTGTTGTCCCAAACGGTCCTCACAAACGAAACCTATTAATAAATTCTCCTTCAACATATGTATCAGGTTTGGGAgagtttcatttatttaattagaGATCAACTTCTTTTGATGCAACCCTCTCTGACGTAACTTCGCATACAGACCTTCTGTCTGCCTTATTAGGCGATTTCTCAGTTTATCGGGCAGATCCATATGTGGCTCTTATGGGATATTAATGGATGGAGACCTTTGTGAGCAATATGATCATGTAAATGTGATGGTGAACTCGTGAAGGTAGAAGAttctcaccaaaaaaaaaaaaaaaaatcggtttaAAACTAAGAACTAATGAGATATAATTTTGTTAATAAGAAAGTTTTTTTCGTCAAACTaagtataatttttttgaaaccAGACTGGTCAAGGACCCCAGTCAGTATTATACAAAAAGGCCCCGTCTGTGTTTATATCTTTTGCGAACCTCATTCATTTATGCAGACGGCACcggttatttaaaaaaaaaaaaagtttaaattataTGAATGTGAAAATGTACCACTAAACCGTTAGCTCTCTTGTCTCAGTGTTGTCGAGCAACGTATTTCAGATGATTACAAGGTAATTTTTGGTTGATGTTATTTTCGTTTTCAGGGACAAGCCGAATCCAAAGACTTACTTCGTAGATGAGGTTGAAGTTGGCCAGAAATACGAGCTCGTTCTCAGCCAGAAATATGGTTTTTACCGTTATCGACTTGGGGACCTCGTAAAGGTCACGGGATTCTACCAAAACAGCCCGAAAATTTCATTCCTCTACCGGTAAGAAATGCATTCTGTGCTGCACTAAGACGTGAGTGTGCAAGTGTCAAGGAGGTTGAAGAGcgtccaacccccccccccccctttcccttcGAAAGCAGAAAAGACCGTAAGAGAATACGTACCGTAGTACATCAAACCTGATATTATTATCTTATTATATCGATGCTTTCGATGTTTCTTACTTGTATAACAGAAAAGCGAGTATCTTGAACTTAGTTGGAGAAAAGGTTGACCAGCACGTAATTCATGATTCATTGTCTGCTGCCCTCAATCCGTGGAAGGATCAAGTTGAGATGAAACATTACACCTGCGCAGAGAATGTTCTCGTCCCGGAGCAGAAAGGTAAGTAAATCGGTTTAATAGCCTAGTACTGACCAAGAGAAATCACCGAAGCTAGGTAAGCCTGGCCACGACAGCCTAACAACTTGATCTACTCTCAGCCACAGTCACCTTACACAGAGACTGTAACAAAGTATAATTATGACTCTTGAAATGCACTTCCTGTCGTCTATATCTTGTTAAAGTAATTTTATCACTGAAGTATATATGGAAGCCGATAGGTATGTTGGAAACCAGCAGTGAGTTGGCCTCAACGTGTCCGTTTACCCCTGTCAATGCTATTTACCACAAGTTAGGTATTATCAGTTCAATTTCAGTTACAGATGTTATGTCATCTCAGCGGAATCCAACAATATTATATGCCGGATTTGGCATGACGTCACCGCGATCCTTTTTATGAAGTTCGATTAGGCTAAGAGTCGATTGCAGTTAATATTTGgatattaaaaaccaaaaacagaCAGCACAGTCTAGATGAGAACTAGTTACGAAAAAACGTACTTGGAACATATGGCCTCGGACATCATAGTTTTTAGCAAGATATACTGCCCATTCAGAAATATAAAACTGTCGATTCCTCATCTTTTCATAGATGTGACTGGCATACCAGAGATGGCCTCAGAGTGACTGTCATCGAGAGGAAAGAAATttctttgaacagttttttaATATGCTCTCATATCGTCATATTTTATAGCATTATGGGGAGGGGGTCTTGGGTAGTTAAAAGTAAACAGTTTATGGGGGCATTTCTAAAATCAGATGTTACGAGCATTCGGAAGGATAGTTTAGGTCTTTAAAGGGAGcgaagactcgcacacaaagaaatgtctgatgccggtaatctgacctagtttcaaatgaggtgaaactgaagtgttagacaccaccatcgatcccagaaaatacacacccAGCTAACTTTTTTTCACAGGGCGACACGCggttcaatgcctttaaagggcgcgtttttttaaattcacaaaTATATATCCTCTTTTTCAATGGTTGATAAGTACACCCCAAACCTAAGTGTAGTACAAATTACTGCCTAAGAGTAACATATAGTGGTGTAGAGGATGGAATGTCAGTATCGATGGAAGGCGTAACAAAGAAGTAAATAATTACGCTTGAAATGATACTCACATGTAAATTTACATTCGAcaaatgaaagaggaacatattctaagcaTCCGGCTAACATTTCCATTACATTAAATTCATGTGTACCGTTTTCGAGTTAATAACAGTTAAAGTGACACGTTTTTGCAGCAGAagttgaacttgaagcaaacaggtgtcaTGTAATGGAACACACCGAGGGAATATTCTTCCTGGTAAGGATGAACGTGTTGGCTTAGCCAATGTTAGTCAAGgtgaaagatgtaattttaaataattacaTCAATTAAAACACTGCAGAAAAGAGGTGAACAAAAACGATTCCCTTcttgcaaaaaaatatatatatataacgtttAGGTTACTGTATTACTCACCTGCCCattacaaataacaaaatacaacaGTGAAACGCACTAGTTCTGGCAAACAAAGTTCCGGCAAGCTAATTGATTGTGTCAAACTCATTGATGGCGACAACAGCACTCATTGGGGCTAACACCCGTTATTGGAAACGCACCTGTTGTGGCAAAGGCCTACTCAGTGCTTACAGCGCAAACACACTAGTCTTGGAAAACGAACAGCATTGTGGGAAACACCCGAACCTTTCGGCATTAGTAGTCATACTAAGGTTATGTGGCTGCTGATAAGCACCCCTCGTCCCTCCACCGCCCCCTCCCTCCACAAAAAGAAAAGTACCTTATTATGGCAGGAAAGTTCAGTTTGTAGATCATGCGCCGCATGTATTCTTGTGGCCAGAATCCCTTTCAAATATCATTTCCCCTTATAACGTCGTAGAATCAACAAGCAAGTTTCTTAAGAAGGCAACACAGTTTTAGTGGCTGACATTTTCTTTCACAGATTCACAGAAGCCAGGACTATATTACGTGTTCTTCCTGGAGTTAAAATCTAATTTCGGAGACGAGTTACCTGATGACTTGAACACGGAGATATTGGCTGAGGTAAGCGACTCTAGTGTCAACTTTACTGTTTATTAAAATTTAGTATGAGTGACAATGTTCTTTAGTTCATCAAACCCATTAATTTtagtcagtttttttttcttcagaaaagtGTGCACACATATCATTTCTGAAAGGTCAGACATTGTCCCCATTATTTCAGGTTTCCTTTCAGATCCGTGAAGGTTTTCTATTTAGTCATTGTACGGTGAAGCTATTCCCTAACCGACGAATGTCAACACGGTTCATTGTCTTCCAAAGTAGGCACCAGTTGGTCGACGTAACGTTCGTTTGTTGTCCGTAGCCAATACATGGAAATCTGCTTACCCATACATTTTATGTAATTTGATAacatttgtgtaaaagtaagaggtgGATAACATCTGCTAACATGTTATACGTCAAATTTACTTTCATGAATTAAACatacaatattatataataaatgcTAAAGGGAAGTATACAGAGCCGCTTCTTGTGCTTTACAAATTGAAGTTTTCCTGAGTTTGAAttcacagttttgtttttatttttaacttttagGTGATCCAGAAAAATCTCTACGAACGTCACGAGTTTTATCGCGTTTTCCACAACACTAAGCAAATCACTATACCGACGGTCTACTTAACCAAGGAAGGGGCGTTTACTGAACTTAAAGAATACATCCTAGCCAACAGCTCAGCCTCAAGGGCCCAGTTTAAAATGCCATTAAAATTACGTACAAGAGATATGGCCGAGGTTCTACTCGAACATTCTCTGCCTTAACGACCTATGTGGTTGCTGGTTAATTTGCATACTTACAAAATGTAGACTTAAGGAATTACTCTCAAAAcccaaaacaacatttttaagTACAATTACTAAATAACGATGACAAAAGATAGGGGAAAAGCAATATTGATAAAACTTGTGTCTTTGTAGCGCTCTTCGTTGCTAACCTGTTCTACAGTGTCAATTAACACTTCATTGACTTCAAACACTACCAAAGCCCATACAGACTGTTCTGGTGTTTTGACTCTGGTTAAATTAGTTACAACCTCCTAGAAGTTGTCGTTCTACTCGTTCTACACATTCATGTGGGCAATTGAGGCAACCTCATTATATATGAGGCCCGCAAAACCTTTTGGTAAAGAAAGATGTGAAATACGTATTCTTTGTGGATTTGGTAGAAAGGCCTAACTACGGGACTACCTGCTGTAGTATATATTTCAACATAACAGATTGATAGATTGAAGCCTGAGGattgtataaaaaaaagcaaTGTGGCTCGTCAGATCAATTCCGAACCATTGTCCCTGCTTCCAAGTATCATTTCAAGTGTCGTACGGAGTA is part of the Apostichopus japonicus isolate 1M-3 chromosome 22, ASM3797524v1, whole genome shotgun sequence genome and encodes:
- the LOC139963367 gene encoding uncharacterized protein, which translates into the protein MAVKFLFAGVIFIISSLVTVKLCACWRHMGLSIPSCVLYLVTGLLALIGILVGCALIFISTRRTSKHHTLLSALHHFIVKYHRLYVGSRMLKKFRAACKNPREAQELLLQKIIKTNKNTDYGHQFRLGEIHSLEDLRQKHPITDYDHYRRFIIRLSKGEKDVLTAEKVSRLILTSGTTGTGKMIPQDENIVDNFLILLGAFQHEMFPDMQPMQSFFRLHVNAEIKQSECGITKASATALEKHMMKGKVDYATPSDGFLIDTVYEAFYVHLLFALREEQLGSAFITFASILIDLMKFLETNWPKLVHDLSKGTLHQDLKLSPQMRATLTRALGSGDHERAMKVKEECEKGFDGIIKRLWPDVQVISAIDNIGIRSYMKSSFGKGIEIYSAMYISSEAFMGLNLWPFEDGTSEYALNLTENVFEFIKEEDMDKPNPKTYFVDEVEVGQKYELVLSQKYGFYRYRLGDLVKVTGFYQNSPKISFLYRKASILNLVGEKVDQHVIHDSLSAALNPWKDQVEMKHYTCAENVLVPEQKDSQKPGLYYVFFLELKSNFGDELPDDLNTEILAEVIQKNLYERHEFYRVFHNTKQITIPTVYLTKEGAFTELKEYILANSSASRAQFKMPLKLRTRDMAEVLLEHSLP